TGAATACTACAAAAGCAATAGTATTAATCAGCTTGTTGTTATCAACTTAATAAATTAAACAGCCGTATTGTAGACGCCGGACGCGCTAGTATGAACGGGTGAATATCTGTTGACCCCATGGAGTGGATTAACCGTATACTAGCTAGGAAGGTGCATACTAACACGTCTTCACCTTTATTAGTCAATTGCAACTTTAAAAAGTCTGAACAGTTCTTAATTATTATTGTGTGGTAAAACTTTCTCAATAGAAACAACCACATATTCCTAGctccatctatatatatatatatatatatgtatataaaggcATTGGCATGGCATATATTCTATATACCTTATATTGTAGATAAGTAGTTGAGAGTAGTTGATATATTAAGATGAGGCGTGATATAGTAGTATGGTTGGTGGTGATGGTGGCGgtggttgtggttgtggttgtgCCACCAATGGCGAAGGCGGAGACGAGTCCAAGCCAGTGCAAGCAGGAGCGGAACCAACTGGTGAGCGCGTGCAAGCCAGTGATCTTCGGGCAAAACCCGTCGGTCAACTGCTGCGCACGCGTGAGAGAGACTCATGTGGAGTGTGTTTGCCCCTATGTCACCCCCAAGTTGGCCAATCTCATTAATGTTCAACGAAGTATCAAGCAAATCCAAGGCTGTGGTAGGACTGTTCCTCGCAACTTCAAGTGCGGAAGTGAGTTTCTCTCTctc
This genomic interval from Humulus lupulus chromosome 8, drHumLupu1.1, whole genome shotgun sequence contains the following:
- the LOC133798091 gene encoding uncharacterized protein LOC133798091: MRRDIVVWLVVMVAVVVVVVVPPMAKAETSPSQCKQERNQLVSACKPVIFGQNPSVNCCARVRETHVECVCPYVTPKLANLINVQRSIKQIQGCGRTVPRNFKCGSVTTP